One part of the Halorubrum sp. BOL3-1 genome encodes these proteins:
- a CDS encoding TRAM domain-containing protein, protein MTEIPDSLRSLFSAQIEERDGSYVVDILASEIEHDALAAGETYRIAILTSDSSTDDPNQQDRQQSTPQNATPTSAGPPVDEGEVRDVTIETTGDQGDGIAKVERGYVVIVPGGQPGDEPTVEIDQVQENVAFASIVAHDSRAL, encoded by the coding sequence CAGCGCTCAAATCGAAGAACGTGATGGGTCGTATGTCGTGGATATTCTGGCGAGTGAAATTGAGCATGACGCACTCGCTGCCGGCGAAACGTATCGCATTGCCATCCTTACATCGGACTCCTCGACAGACGATCCGAACCAGCAAGATCGACAGCAATCGACCCCCCAGAACGCAACCCCGACTTCAGCAGGTCCTCCTGTGGATGAGGGTGAGGTCCGCGACGTGACGATCGAAACGACCGGTGATCAAGGCGACGGGATCGCGAAGGTTGAACGCGGCTACGTCGTGATTGTCCCCGGTGGACAACCCGGTGATGAGCCGACAGTCGAGATCGACCAGGTCCAAGAGAACGTCGCGTTCGCCAGCATTGTCGCACACGACTCACGGGCGCTGTAA